The following are encoded together in the Flavihumibacter fluvii genome:
- the mreC gene encoding rod shape-determining protein MreC — MRNIFLFIRRYANFLFFLTLQAFALYFLFRYNKFHEAAFMGVASELTGRVNTRYNKIEYYFKLKKTNEALVQENLALRSLLRSNYLAADTNHLVVVDSIRVDSIMKFQKFRYMEAKVVGSFITTQTNFFSLHRGSDQGVRVDMAVIGPEGVVGRVVNVSSNFSTVMTMLSRQFKVDAKLKTSGERGIISWDGVNPQFIQMRNIPKNVKVAKGDTVLTSELSSIFPANIMVGTVDTILNDPSTNFYTLRLRSGTNFSTVQYVYVVQNKQLDEQKDLESATQKTNE, encoded by the coding sequence ATGCGTAATATCTTTCTATTCATCCGGCGATACGCTAATTTTTTATTTTTTCTGACATTGCAGGCGTTTGCCCTGTATTTTCTTTTTCGCTATAATAAATTTCATGAAGCTGCCTTTATGGGTGTAGCCAGTGAATTGACCGGCAGGGTGAACACCCGCTACAATAAGATTGAGTATTATTTCAAACTCAAAAAGACCAATGAGGCCCTGGTGCAGGAGAACCTTGCCCTGCGATCTTTACTCCGCAGTAATTACCTGGCAGCAGATACCAATCACCTGGTAGTAGTTGATTCCATCCGGGTTGATTCCATCATGAAATTCCAGAAGTTCCGTTATATGGAAGCGAAAGTGGTGGGTAGTTTCATAACCACCCAAACTAATTTCTTTTCCCTTCACCGTGGATCGGACCAGGGGGTTCGGGTAGATATGGCCGTAATAGGCCCTGAAGGCGTTGTAGGCAGGGTTGTAAATGTGAGTAGTAATTTCTCCACTGTGATGACCATGCTGAGCCGCCAGTTTAAAGTAGATGCCAAATTGAAAACATCCGGTGAAAGGGGTATCATCAGTTGGGATGGTGTTAATCCGCAATTCATTCAAATGCGGAATATTCCCAAAAATGTGAAAGTGGCTAAGGGTGATACTGTGCTCACCAGTGAGTTGTCTTCAATTTTCCCGGCGAATATCATGGTGGGCACTGTTGATACCATCCTGAATGACCCCAGCACTAATTTTTATACTTTACGCCTGCGATCAGGTACCAATTTTTCTACAGTACAATATGTTTATGTTGTGCAGAACAAACAACTGGATGAACAAAAAGATTTAGAATCAGCCACACAGAAGACCAATGAGTGA
- a CDS encoding rod shape-determining protein produces MGLFNFLTQEIAMDLGTANTLIIHNDEIVVNEPSIVALDRNNPKNVLAVGKRALMMHEKTHESIRTVRPLKDGVIADFNAAELMIREMIKMIYPKKPLFPPSWRMMICIPSSITEVEKRAVRDSAEQAGAKEVYLIHEPMAAALGIGIDVEEPVGNMIIDIGGGTTGITVIALAGIVCDQSIRIAGDEFTADIMEALRRYHSLLIGERTAEQIKIQIGAAMKDLENPPDDIPVNGRDLVTGIPKQIMVSFQEIAEALDKSIFKIEEAILKALETTPPELAADIYRRGLYITGGGALLRGLDKRLSQKIKLPVHVADDPLKSVVRGTGIALKNYDRYPFVMR; encoded by the coding sequence ATGGGATTATTCAATTTTCTGACCCAGGAAATCGCGATGGATCTGGGTACTGCCAATACCCTAATCATACATAACGATGAAATTGTGGTGAATGAGCCTTCTATAGTCGCACTGGATCGTAATAATCCAAAAAACGTGCTGGCTGTTGGAAAGCGTGCGTTGATGATGCATGAAAAGACACATGAAAGCATCCGTACGGTGCGTCCACTGAAAGACGGTGTAATTGCCGACTTTAACGCCGCCGAACTCATGATACGGGAAATGATCAAAATGATCTATCCCAAAAAGCCCTTATTTCCCCCCAGCTGGCGAATGATGATCTGCATCCCATCTTCCATTACCGAGGTGGAAAAGCGGGCCGTTCGCGACAGTGCTGAACAGGCCGGGGCCAAGGAAGTATACCTGATCCACGAGCCTATGGCAGCTGCCCTGGGTATTGGAATTGATGTGGAAGAGCCTGTAGGAAATATGATCATCGATATAGGTGGTGGAACAACTGGTATCACCGTTATTGCCCTTGCGGGTATTGTTTGTGACCAGAGTATCCGGATCGCAGGGGATGAATTTACTGCCGATATTATGGAAGCCCTGCGTCGTTACCATAGCCTGCTGATTGGCGAAAGGACTGCCGAGCAAATCAAAATCCAGATTGGCGCTGCCATGAAAGACCTTGAAAATCCACCGGATGACATTCCTGTTAACGGCCGTGACCTGGTTACGGGAATCCCTAAACAGATTATGGTGAGCTTCCAGGAAATCGCTGAAGCCCTCGATAAAAGTATTTTTAAGATTGAAGAAGCCATCCTGAAAGCCCTGGAAACAACTCCTCCTGAACTTGCGGCAGATATTTATCGCCGTGGATTATACATTACTGGCGGTGGTGCCCTGCTTCGCGGCCTCGATAAGCGCCTTAGCCAGAAAATAAAACTGCCAGTGCATGTGGCCGATGATCCGCTGAAAAGCGTCGTTCGCGGTACAGGCATCGCCCTAAAAAACTACGACCGCTATCCTTTTGTAATGCGCTGA
- a CDS encoding tryptophan 2,3-dioxygenase, producing MKPVHYADYLQLDKILGAQQTESEQHLQPAHDEMLFIIIHQAYELWFKQILYEVESVNAIFQQPSLQDNSPELQTIVHRLQRTVTILKVLVQQIDIMETMTPMDFLDFRDMLRPASGFQSWQFKALEARLGLQFLQRHGQEYYISQLRPEQVTLIKKIESEQPLISLLNGWLERMPFLDEQGEWWARYTAVYRESLTDNEKNNLSAFDMVFGSESMDGRQLSAKASRAALFIMLYRGYPILQLPFQLLNVLLEIDEQLSTWRYRHMNMVHRMIGSRVGTGGSTGKEYLKGAVDKHYIFKEIAQLTSFLVERRKLPVLDRQTEQRLGFTASS from the coding sequence ATGAAACCAGTCCATTACGCTGATTACCTGCAGCTCGATAAGATACTTGGTGCACAGCAGACTGAAAGTGAGCAGCACCTGCAGCCGGCACATGATGAAATGTTGTTCATCATTATACACCAGGCCTATGAACTGTGGTTCAAGCAGATCTTGTATGAAGTGGAATCGGTGAATGCGATTTTCCAGCAACCTTCTCTGCAGGATAACTCCCCGGAATTACAAACGATCGTTCACCGGCTGCAGCGCACCGTGACGATTTTAAAGGTGTTGGTACAGCAGATCGATATCATGGAAACCATGACACCAATGGATTTTCTTGATTTCAGGGATATGCTGCGTCCGGCCTCCGGGTTCCAAAGCTGGCAGTTTAAGGCACTGGAAGCCAGGCTGGGACTGCAGTTTCTACAAAGGCACGGACAGGAATATTACATTTCCCAATTGCGGCCCGAGCAGGTTACTCTAATAAAAAAAATTGAATCGGAACAGCCCCTGATCAGCTTATTAAATGGTTGGCTCGAAAGAATGCCATTCCTTGATGAGCAGGGAGAGTGGTGGGCAAGGTATACAGCAGTCTACCGGGAAAGCCTGACCGATAATGAAAAAAATAACCTGTCTGCATTTGATATGGTCTTTGGCAGTGAAAGTATGGATGGCCGGCAATTATCTGCCAAAGCCAGTCGTGCCGCCCTGTTTATAATGTTGTACCGAGGATATCCCATTCTTCAATTGCCTTTTCAGTTATTGAATGTATTACTGGAAATTGATGAACAACTCAGTACCTGGCGATATCGTCACATGAATATGGTGCATCGGATGATTGGCAGCCGTGTAGGAACCGGTGGTAGTACTGGTAAGGAGTACCTGAAAGGAGCAGTGGATAAACATTATATTTTTAAAGAGATTGCGCAATTAACCAGTTTTCTGGTGGAGCGCCGCAAGTTGCCGGTCCTTGACCGCCAAACCGAGCAGCGGCTTGGCTTTACCGCTTCTTCCTGA
- the purD gene encoding phosphoribosylamine--glycine ligase — protein MNILLLGSGGREHAFAWKMAQSVHCDQLFIAPGNAGTSAFGTNVDMSVTDFPAIRQFCVEQQIGLLVVGPEEPLVKGIVDYFNANPVGDMPVIGPARYGAQLEGSKAFAKAFMERHGIPTAAYREFDGNNFEEGIAYIRQHALPIVLKADGLAAGKGVLILNNREEALLEFEQMIMQGKFGDASKKVVIEEFLDGIEMSVFVLTDGKNYVLLPSAKDYKRIGEGDTGLNTGGMGAVSPVPFADTLFMDKVIDRIVRPTVAGLQQEQIDYKGFVFVGLIKVNGEPMVIEYNCRMGDPETEVVFPRLKNDLVELLLAAGRQRLDAVTVVFDERVACTVMAVSGGYPGDYQKGKPIYGLDLPVPAESLVFHAGTIYRNGMTVTNGGRVLCVTSYADTIRDAVLKSTAVLEKIQFEGKYFRKDIGYEFK, from the coding sequence ATGAATATTTTGCTTTTGGGCTCAGGTGGCCGTGAACATGCATTCGCCTGGAAAATGGCGCAAAGTGTGCATTGTGATCAGTTATTTATTGCGCCAGGAAATGCCGGGACCAGTGCTTTTGGTACCAATGTGGATATGTCGGTCACAGATTTTCCGGCGATCAGGCAGTTTTGTGTGGAACAGCAGATCGGTTTGCTGGTGGTGGGTCCGGAAGAACCGCTGGTAAAAGGGATCGTTGACTATTTTAATGCAAATCCTGTGGGGGACATGCCGGTTATTGGTCCGGCCCGGTATGGTGCCCAGCTCGAAGGGTCTAAAGCCTTTGCCAAGGCTTTTATGGAGCGCCATGGCATACCTACTGCAGCCTACCGTGAATTTGATGGGAATAATTTTGAAGAAGGAATAGCGTATATCCGGCAGCATGCATTACCGATTGTGCTGAAGGCAGATGGATTGGCAGCAGGAAAAGGCGTGTTAATCCTGAATAATCGTGAAGAGGCATTGCTGGAATTTGAACAAATGATCATGCAGGGCAAGTTTGGTGACGCCAGTAAAAAAGTAGTGATCGAAGAGTTTTTGGATGGCATAGAAATGAGCGTTTTTGTATTGACGGATGGAAAGAACTATGTGTTATTGCCTTCGGCCAAGGATTACAAAAGGATAGGCGAAGGTGATACCGGGCTGAATACAGGCGGAATGGGTGCTGTAAGTCCTGTTCCGTTTGCTGATACTTTATTTATGGATAAAGTGATTGACCGGATTGTTCGTCCGACTGTTGCCGGATTGCAGCAGGAGCAGATCGATTATAAAGGATTTGTATTTGTCGGTTTGATCAAAGTGAATGGAGAGCCCATGGTAATTGAATACAACTGCCGCATGGGTGACCCTGAAACTGAAGTAGTCTTTCCTCGTTTAAAAAATGACCTGGTGGAGTTACTGCTTGCCGCCGGCAGGCAAAGACTGGATGCGGTTACTGTTGTATTTGACGAGCGCGTAGCATGCACTGTAATGGCTGTGAGTGGTGGTTATCCTGGCGATTATCAGAAAGGTAAACCAATCTATGGACTGGACCTGCCTGTACCTGCTGAATCCCTGGTGTTTCATGCCGGAACCATTTATCGTAATGGGATGACGGTTACCAATGGCGGGCGGGTACTATGCGTAACTTCCTATGCTGATACCATCAGAGATGCAGTGCTTAAATCAACGGCAGTACTCGAAAAAATACAATTCGAAGGAAAGTATTTCAGAAAGGATATTGGCTATGAATTTAAATAA
- a CDS encoding alpha/beta fold hydrolase: protein MQRLFRVLFCLFALSKLSTAQGPAQKTIPLGTNPAGKMYPIRGFNMYTETYGKGQPLLIIHGNGGSMKDFINQVPYFMNSYKVILADNRAQGRSEDPSDSLSYEQMADDYAELLKAMKIDSAYVIGWSDGGINGLLLAIRHPEKVKKLAVTGANLWPDSTAVYNDVIDLIKPYYDSLMSKNSLNPQERTSKKLMRLLVEQPHITASQLHTIKCPTLVIGGDHDVIREEHTMLIYKNIPKAYLWILPNSGHSTPVIYKDQFNATVADFLKADYRVIDKQNRFN, encoded by the coding sequence ATGCAAAGATTATTTCGGGTTTTGTTCTGCCTGTTTGCCCTAAGCAAGTTGTCAACAGCACAAGGCCCGGCGCAAAAAACTATTCCATTGGGAACAAATCCAGCAGGAAAAATGTATCCTATTCGTGGCTTTAATATGTATACGGAAACTTATGGCAAAGGCCAGCCACTTCTGATCATCCATGGTAATGGCGGTTCAATGAAAGATTTCATTAACCAGGTGCCGTATTTTATGAACAGCTACAAGGTGATTCTGGCAGATAATCGCGCACAAGGCCGCTCTGAGGATCCATCTGATTCTTTGTCATATGAGCAAATGGCCGATGACTATGCTGAATTACTCAAGGCCATGAAAATTGATTCTGCTTATGTAATTGGCTGGAGTGATGGTGGTATCAACGGATTATTACTCGCCATTCGCCACCCTGAAAAAGTGAAGAAACTGGCCGTAACCGGTGCCAACCTCTGGCCCGATTCCACAGCTGTGTACAATGACGTTATTGACCTTATAAAACCTTATTACGATTCCTTAATGTCCAAAAACAGCCTGAATCCCCAGGAAAGGACATCAAAAAAACTGATGCGCCTGCTCGTTGAACAACCACATATCACCGCCAGCCAGTTGCATACGATCAAATGTCCAACGCTGGTGATAGGCGGCGATCATGACGTGATCAGGGAAGAACACACAATGCTGATCTACAAAAATATTCCTAAGGCTTATTTGTGGATTTTACCCAATTCCGGCCACAGCACTCCTGTCATATACAAGGACCAGTTTAATGCCACTGTGGCCGATTTCCTCAAAGCCGATTACAGGGTGATCGACAAACAAAATCGGTTTAATTAA
- a CDS encoding peptide MFS transporter, protein MIETQAGIPKGHPKGLYVLFLTEMWERFSYYGMRAILFVFLIDNIKGGMGFNEGEAGAIYGMYTFSAYLLALPGGWVADNILGQRKAIWYGGIAIMTGHIILAIPGSQFLFFAGLGVVAIGTGLLKPNISSVVSELYPEGGARRDAGFSIFYLGINLGSFFGITIVGYLGQKVGWHYGFGAAAVAMFLGLIVYRLFAQKYLEDKGMKPKAVQSSSTSDKTHPLTYILFAVLAAFILLLQFNGTFSWSNKQGTATSMGIIAVAVVITYFANLLFASNLSLVEKKRVGILFILFWGAVLFWAGFEQQGSSLQIFADRHSVLPFGMPSSWFQNFNPFYILVFAPLLAAFWVYLEKRKINPPALTKFAAALFLLALGYYIMVLGSKVAVTGVKASFWVLTLTYLFHTLGEVCLSPVGLSSFTKLAPPKYLSQLMGIWFVATALGNLFAGLFAGGFNAENVQQMPAMFMNIVWFCLIVGTVILLLQKPTQKWMGGIK, encoded by the coding sequence ATGATTGAAACCCAGGCAGGTATCCCTAAAGGACATCCAAAAGGACTCTATGTTTTATTCCTGACAGAAATGTGGGAGCGTTTCAGTTATTATGGTATGCGGGCTATCCTCTTCGTGTTCCTGATTGATAATATTAAAGGGGGCATGGGCTTTAATGAAGGTGAAGCCGGGGCCATTTATGGCATGTATACATTTTCTGCCTACCTGCTTGCCTTGCCGGGAGGATGGGTCGCTGATAATATCCTCGGACAAAGAAAAGCTATATGGTATGGGGGTATTGCGATTATGACAGGTCATATTATCCTGGCCATTCCCGGCAGCCAGTTTTTGTTTTTCGCTGGACTCGGTGTCGTGGCTATTGGAACCGGTCTTTTAAAACCCAACATCAGTTCCGTGGTGAGTGAGTTGTATCCTGAAGGCGGTGCCCGGCGGGACGCCGGGTTTTCCATTTTCTACCTCGGCATTAACCTGGGTTCATTTTTCGGAATAACCATCGTTGGTTACCTCGGACAAAAAGTTGGCTGGCATTACGGATTCGGAGCAGCGGCTGTTGCCATGTTCCTGGGATTGATTGTTTACCGGCTGTTTGCACAAAAATACCTGGAAGACAAAGGAATGAAGCCCAAGGCAGTTCAATCCAGTTCCACCAGTGACAAAACCCATCCACTTACCTATATCCTGTTTGCTGTACTTGCTGCATTTATCCTTCTGCTGCAATTCAACGGAACCTTTTCTTGGAGTAATAAACAAGGAACGGCAACATCAATGGGTATCATTGCAGTAGCTGTTGTGATCACTTACTTCGCCAACTTATTATTCGCTTCAAACCTCAGCCTGGTTGAAAAAAAACGCGTTGGCATATTATTTATCCTTTTCTGGGGAGCGGTATTGTTCTGGGCAGGATTTGAACAACAAGGTTCTTCCCTCCAGATCTTCGCAGACAGGCATTCTGTATTGCCCTTTGGTATGCCTTCGAGCTGGTTCCAGAATTTCAACCCGTTTTATATTTTGGTATTTGCACCCTTACTCGCCGCATTCTGGGTATACCTTGAAAAAAGAAAAATCAACCCGCCGGCATTGACAAAATTCGCAGCAGCACTTTTTCTGCTGGCCCTCGGATATTATATCATGGTTTTGGGTTCCAAAGTTGCAGTAACCGGGGTAAAAGCGTCTTTCTGGGTATTGACCTTAACATATTTGTTCCATACACTGGGAGAGGTATGCCTGAGTCCGGTTGGATTAAGTTCCTTCACCAAACTGGCACCGCCAAAATACCTGAGCCAACTGATGGGCATCTGGTTTGTGGCAACAGCATTAGGCAACCTCTTTGCCGGATTGTTTGCAGGTGGTTTTAATGCTGAAAATGTACAGCAAATGCCTGCCATGTTTATGAACATCGTATGGTTCTGTCTGATTGTAGGCACAGTGATCCTACTCCTTCAAAAACCAACACAAAAATGGATGGGTGGAATTAAATAA
- a CDS encoding MFS transporter, producing MPLNKIRIPKTVWILSLVSLFADFASEMLYPVVPVYLKDIGFSVALIGILEGLAEFVVGLSKGYFGKRSDSIGLRLPFVKLGYFLSAVSKPLMAAFIFPAWIFGVRSVDRLGKGIRSAARDALLSAASTPWNRGRIFNFHRGWDTVGAVLGPVAALAFLHWFPGNYRVLFVWALVPGLISVALIYGLKEEKSDPGPPGKSGFFRYFHYWKEGSGEYRRLISGLLIFSLANSSDAFLLLQAKAITGSDTTTILAYICYNLIYAVSAYPMGILADHWGFKKVLITGLLVFVGVYAGFTFNHSTLGLYLLFGLYGIYAAATEGVSKAWISNLVPLNQTGTAIGLYTSCQSICALLSSTVAGLIWASSGATYTFGIAAALAAVAILRLFFTPFKSGKKGGDNPLALSQ from the coding sequence ATGCCCCTGAACAAGATACGCATTCCAAAAACAGTATGGATTTTGTCTTTAGTGAGTCTGTTTGCAGATTTCGCCAGTGAGATGTTATACCCTGTCGTTCCTGTATACCTGAAAGATATTGGTTTCTCCGTTGCATTGATCGGAATATTAGAAGGTCTTGCTGAGTTTGTGGTAGGATTAAGCAAGGGATACTTTGGCAAACGCTCTGACAGCATAGGTTTGCGCCTTCCTTTCGTAAAATTGGGCTACTTCTTAAGCGCTGTTTCCAAGCCCCTGATGGCGGCATTTATTTTTCCTGCCTGGATTTTCGGAGTGCGTTCGGTGGATCGACTGGGCAAAGGAATTCGCTCGGCTGCCAGGGATGCGCTGCTTTCTGCGGCCTCCACACCCTGGAACAGGGGCCGGATTTTCAATTTTCATCGCGGCTGGGATACCGTTGGTGCCGTATTAGGTCCTGTTGCCGCTTTGGCATTTCTGCATTGGTTTCCTGGGAATTACAGGGTTTTATTTGTCTGGGCACTGGTTCCCGGACTCATTTCCGTCGCCCTGATTTACGGGCTAAAAGAAGAAAAGTCGGATCCGGGCCCACCGGGAAAGTCCGGTTTCTTTAGGTATTTCCATTATTGGAAAGAAGGTAGTGGCGAATATCGCAGGCTGATTAGTGGTTTACTGATTTTTTCGCTGGCCAATAGTTCAGATGCATTTTTACTGTTACAGGCAAAAGCCATCACCGGGAGTGATACGACGACTATCCTGGCCTACATATGCTACAATTTGATATATGCTGTCAGTGCATATCCAATGGGTATCCTGGCCGATCATTGGGGATTTAAAAAAGTCCTGATTACAGGTCTTTTGGTATTTGTGGGGGTGTATGCGGGCTTCACTTTTAACCATAGTACATTGGGACTGTACTTACTTTTTGGTCTTTATGGCATTTATGCAGCAGCAACAGAAGGGGTTTCCAAAGCATGGATCAGTAACCTTGTTCCCCTGAACCAAACCGGCACCGCCATCGGATTGTATACCTCCTGCCAAAGCATCTGCGCCTTATTATCCAGTACAGTAGCCGGTTTGATCTGGGCATCAAGTGGCGCAACCTATACGTTTGGAATAGCTGCTGCGCTTGCTGCGGTTGCAATTTTGCGCCTTTTCTTTACTCCGTTTAAATCCGGTAAGAAAGGAGGGGATAATCCACTAGCTTTAAGTCAATAA
- the apaG gene encoding Co2+/Mg2+ efflux protein ApaG, whose protein sequence is MSSTTTQGVEVSVETYFQPDYSNPMSGEFMFAYRITIDNHNSFSVKLHRRHWHIFDSNGEFREVEGEGVVGVQPILLSGERYQYVSGCNLRSEMGRMSGTYQMENVDTKQFFDVDIPAFEMIVPFKNN, encoded by the coding sequence ATGAGCAGTACTACCACACAGGGCGTTGAAGTGAGTGTGGAAACTTATTTTCAGCCCGATTATTCCAATCCGATGTCGGGGGAATTTATGTTTGCGTACAGGATCACCATCGACAACCACAATAGTTTTTCTGTTAAACTGCATCGCAGGCACTGGCATATTTTCGATTCCAACGGAGAATTCCGCGAAGTGGAAGGCGAAGGTGTTGTAGGCGTTCAACCTATTCTTTTGTCTGGTGAAAGATACCAATATGTGAGTGGTTGCAATCTTCGTTCTGAAATGGGCCGTATGTCGGGTACTTATCAAATGGAAAATGTCGACACCAAACAATTTTTCGATGTCGACATTCCCGCTTTTGAGATGATCGTTCCATTTAAGAACAATTAA